One genomic segment of Pseudoalteromonas sp. GCY includes these proteins:
- a CDS encoding sodium:solute symporter family protein — protein MDVQILTFIIVGLSFALYIGIAIWARAGSTNEFYVAGGGVPPVANGMATAADWMSAASFISMAGIISFAGYDGGVYLMGWTGGYVLLALCLAPYLRKFGKFTVPDFIGDRYYSQVARVVAILCAIFICFTYIAGQMRGVGVVFSRFLEVDIETGVYIGMVIVFFYAVLGGMKGITYTQVAQYCVLVFAYLVPAIFISLMMTGHLLPQTGFGATLADGSGTYLLDKLDGLSTELGFAQYTEGSKSMVDVFAITAALMVGTAGLPHVIVRFFTVPRVKDTRISAAWTLVFIAIVYTTAPAVASFARVNMIDTINGKDGSGTVYEEAPQWVKNWERTGLIVFNDKNGDGKMQYSAGKIDDPASANEVNIDRDIMVLANPEIANLPAWVIALVAAGGIAAALSTTAGLLLVISTSVSHDLLKRTIKPDINDKQELLAARLAAMVAIAISAYFGINPPGFVASVVAFAFGLAAASFFPAIIMGIFSKRMNKEGAIAGMITGIGFTAAYIIYFKFVSPELNAPANWLFGISPEGIGIVGMLVNFVVAALVMKVTADTPEEVKVMVDGIRNPKGSSAAHAH, from the coding sequence ATGGATGTTCAAATTTTAACTTTTATTATCGTCGGCCTTAGTTTTGCGCTCTATATCGGTATCGCTATCTGGGCGAGAGCTGGGTCCACGAATGAATTCTATGTTGCTGGCGGCGGTGTACCTCCTGTTGCAAACGGTATGGCAACTGCAGCAGATTGGATGAGTGCAGCGTCCTTTATTTCAATGGCGGGGATTATTTCCTTCGCGGGCTACGACGGCGGTGTTTACCTCATGGGGTGGACTGGCGGTTATGTATTACTTGCACTGTGTTTAGCACCTTATTTGCGTAAATTTGGTAAGTTCACGGTACCGGATTTTATCGGTGACCGTTACTATTCTCAGGTTGCACGTGTGGTTGCAATTCTTTGTGCTATTTTCATCTGCTTTACCTATATTGCTGGTCAAATGCGTGGTGTTGGTGTGGTGTTCTCTCGTTTCCTAGAAGTGGATATTGAAACGGGTGTTTACATCGGTATGGTGATTGTATTCTTCTACGCGGTACTTGGTGGCATGAAAGGGATCACTTATACACAGGTCGCTCAGTATTGTGTACTCGTATTCGCTTATTTGGTTCCTGCTATTTTCATCTCACTGATGATGACGGGCCACTTGCTACCACAAACCGGTTTTGGTGCAACGCTGGCTGATGGCTCGGGCACCTATTTACTCGACAAGCTAGATGGACTCAGTACCGAGCTCGGTTTTGCGCAGTACACCGAAGGTTCAAAGAGCATGGTTGATGTCTTTGCGATTACCGCTGCACTTATGGTTGGTACTGCTGGTCTGCCACATGTAATCGTTCGCTTCTTTACCGTTCCTAGAGTAAAAGATACCCGCATTTCAGCAGCTTGGACCTTAGTGTTTATCGCTATCGTATATACAACTGCACCCGCTGTTGCATCGTTCGCTCGTGTAAACATGATCGACACTATCAATGGTAAAGATGGTAGTGGTACGGTTTATGAAGAAGCGCCACAGTGGGTGAAGAACTGGGAAAGAACGGGCCTTATCGTATTCAACGATAAAAACGGTGACGGCAAAATGCAGTACTCTGCGGGCAAGATTGATGATCCTGCAAGTGCAAACGAAGTGAATATTGACCGCGATATCATGGTATTGGCGAATCCAGAAATTGCGAATCTGCCTGCGTGGGTGATTGCATTGGTCGCTGCGGGTGGTATTGCAGCAGCGCTATCGACAACCGCTGGTTTGCTACTGGTTATTTCAACATCGGTATCACATGATTTGTTGAAGCGTACCATTAAGCCAGATATCAACGATAAACAAGAATTGCTGGCTGCGCGCTTAGCGGCGATGGTTGCTATCGCAATCTCGGCATACTTTGGTATAAACCCTCCAGGGTTTGTCGCCTCGGTGGTTGCATTTGCCTTTGGTTTGGCTGCGGCGAGCTTCTTCCCTGCAATTATCATGGGGATATTCTCTAAGCGAATGAATAAAGAAGGTGCGATTGCCGGCATGATAACGGGCATAGGTTTCACTGCGGCTTATATTATTTACTTTAAGTTTGTCAGCCCTGAGCTAAATGCGCCTGCAAACTGGTTGTTTGGTATTTCTCCTGAAGGGATCGGTATTGTGGGTATGCTAGTGAACTTCGTTGTAGCTGCACTGGTTATGAAAGTGACCGCAGATACACCTGAAGAAGTGAAAGTGATGGTCGATGGGATCCGCAACCCTAAAGGCTCTAGCGCAGCTCACGCACACTAA
- a CDS encoding DUF4212 domain-containing protein, giving the protein MAFKSEEQAKAYWSENLALMFKLLTIWFVVSFGFGILLVDVLNEVRFFGFKLGFWFSQQGAIYTFVALIFVYVSKMNALDKKYGVDE; this is encoded by the coding sequence ATGGCTTTTAAAAGTGAAGAACAAGCGAAAGCATATTGGTCAGAAAATCTCGCCTTGATGTTTAAGCTACTCACTATTTGGTTTGTCGTCTCATTTGGATTCGGCATCCTGTTAGTTGATGTGCTCAACGAAGTTCGTTTTTTTGGATTTAAACTCGGATTTTGGTTTTCTCAGCAAGGCGCAATTTATACTTTTGTTGCGTTAATTTTTGTCTACGTTTCAAAAATGAATGCGTTAGACAAAAAATACGGCGTGGACGAGTGA
- a CDS encoding PAS domain-containing hybrid sensor histidine kinase/response regulator: MTAILLLVAAAYIGVLFWLANWGDKTTPRALKISHHPFVYAFSLGIYCTSWTYYGSVGTAATSSWHYFPILLGPILLFLFGQGFLRKLILVSKKQNITTIADFISARYGKRQTTAVMVTMIALLATIPYIALQLKALSSSFLLLQQDEQVSGTALALAGTLIMALFAIFFGTRKVDVTEYRSGLMLAVAFESIVKLLALGIVAVLAWQSLTKVPDSFEALSEHWQSFDFFNFNFVGQTLMAAAAIVCLPRQFHVVVVDNHNTSHLKTARWAFTLYLLLIAAMIIPIATAAIHPDIGYGAAPDSFVLALPIMMEHPILATFVFIGGLSAATAMIVVATLTLSTMLSNDVVLPLLFKRKFKKNILNSSFKSQILLVRRFVIAAILLLSYMYQQWFGHGEALANMGLVAFSLVTQLLPAIVGGLYWRKGHAYGVYAGLIAGFICWMLFLMFPILEAGGLLDYEMRQTLITRGTLLALLANISCYISFSIGAQERLIDRIQAAAFVNPKDQAALSKRLNKQVRATVYDFKVLLQTFLGVQRSQQLLGHYAQNNILEDNDAYPAPEFISFCERALTGVLGASSAQALIRTVSSGRQMAFEEVVNFFDETTQALQFNQNLLYTSLENLSHGISVVDKDLKLVAWNRRYHEMFAYPDGFLEVGQPIEEVIRFNAERGECGPGEIDKHVDKRVQHLKNGTPHHFIRHRRNGQVFEMTGNPLPEGGFVTSFSDITTHIATQNALEEINMDLENRIEARTQEIRTINMDLKAEIANRHETEQALMAAKKEAEQANESKTRFLALASHDILQPLNAARLYLAAIDTHNLISKDQGNFEKLTDSLDSTVHLMSALLDIAKLEQGAMKPTPRHFNIDDILLPLANEYSIISKEKGLKLKVRSSHSIVHSDTTYLRRIIQNLVSNAVKYTDSGKVLIACRCRKHSLRLEVWDTGPGISNHEQNKIFNDFYRIQAGDNKGIGLGLGVVKRLCDLLSITISVNSVVNQGSRFAIDIPYGNVDLLQVKEDISQKPQSKTQLNVIAVDDDPKNLAAMASLLDKWHCHYQLFYKVEDALAYAKHNPAPDVILMDYQLNDNCDGISLIKSLRTKWQDTVPAILITAVRDEEVKVAAKSEQIHYLSKPVKPAKLKALLNHGR, encoded by the coding sequence ATGACTGCCATTTTACTCCTTGTTGCCGCTGCTTATATTGGTGTACTTTTTTGGCTCGCCAACTGGGGAGATAAAACCACCCCCCGCGCACTCAAAATTAGTCATCATCCGTTTGTTTATGCCTTCTCTCTAGGGATCTATTGTACCTCTTGGACTTACTACGGCTCGGTAGGTACTGCGGCCACCAGTAGCTGGCATTACTTCCCTATTCTTTTAGGGCCCATTTTACTGTTTTTGTTCGGTCAGGGTTTTTTACGCAAACTAATATTGGTCAGTAAAAAGCAGAATATCACCACAATTGCCGACTTCATTTCGGCGCGATACGGTAAACGCCAAACTACGGCCGTCATGGTAACGATGATAGCCCTATTGGCAACCATTCCGTATATTGCACTCCAGCTCAAAGCCTTGAGTAGTAGCTTCTTGTTATTACAGCAGGATGAGCAAGTGTCTGGCACTGCGCTCGCATTAGCTGGCACCTTGATCATGGCATTATTTGCGATTTTCTTTGGCACCAGAAAGGTGGATGTGACTGAGTATCGCTCAGGGTTGATGTTGGCCGTTGCTTTTGAATCTATCGTTAAACTACTCGCACTCGGTATTGTTGCCGTGCTTGCATGGCAATCCTTGACTAAGGTTCCCGACTCATTTGAAGCATTGAGCGAACATTGGCAATCTTTTGACTTCTTTAACTTCAATTTCGTTGGACAAACGCTCATGGCAGCGGCTGCCATCGTCTGTTTGCCACGACAATTTCATGTTGTAGTGGTAGATAACCACAACACTTCACACTTAAAGACCGCACGCTGGGCATTTACACTTTACCTGTTATTGATAGCCGCCATGATCATCCCAATCGCTACCGCCGCTATCCACCCCGATATTGGCTATGGTGCCGCACCGGATAGTTTCGTACTCGCTTTACCTATCATGATGGAGCATCCGATCCTCGCTACATTTGTATTTATCGGCGGTTTATCAGCGGCAACGGCCATGATAGTCGTTGCGACTCTCACACTTAGCACCATGTTATCAAACGATGTGGTATTGCCTTTGTTGTTCAAGCGTAAATTTAAGAAGAACATTCTAAACAGCAGTTTTAAGAGTCAAATACTCTTAGTTCGACGCTTTGTTATCGCCGCAATCTTATTGCTTTCATATATGTACCAGCAATGGTTTGGTCATGGTGAAGCCCTTGCGAATATGGGATTAGTTGCCTTCTCATTAGTTACTCAGCTATTGCCAGCTATTGTCGGTGGGCTTTATTGGCGCAAAGGCCATGCGTATGGCGTATATGCGGGGCTCATCGCTGGTTTTATCTGCTGGATGCTATTTCTTATGTTTCCAATTCTGGAAGCTGGTGGATTACTTGATTATGAAATGCGCCAGACCCTTATCACCCGAGGAACTTTACTTGCACTGCTCGCCAACATTAGCTGCTATATTAGCTTTTCTATCGGTGCACAGGAGCGCCTAATCGACCGTATTCAGGCCGCGGCATTCGTAAACCCTAAAGATCAGGCTGCACTCTCCAAACGCTTGAATAAACAAGTTCGCGCTACCGTGTATGACTTTAAAGTGCTGCTACAAACCTTCTTGGGGGTTCAGCGCAGTCAGCAACTGCTCGGGCACTATGCTCAAAATAATATTTTAGAAGATAATGATGCGTACCCAGCTCCTGAATTTATCTCATTCTGCGAGCGCGCACTCACGGGCGTGCTCGGTGCTTCATCTGCCCAAGCTCTGATCCGTACCGTGTCATCGGGTCGCCAAATGGCATTTGAAGAGGTGGTTAACTTTTTTGATGAAACCACACAAGCACTACAGTTCAACCAAAACCTACTTTATACCTCATTAGAAAATCTAAGCCATGGGATTTCGGTTGTTGATAAAGATCTAAAACTCGTTGCATGGAACAGGCGTTATCACGAGATGTTCGCCTACCCAGACGGTTTCTTAGAAGTAGGACAACCGATAGAGGAAGTGATCCGCTTTAACGCCGAGCGCGGTGAATGCGGACCTGGTGAAATTGATAAACACGTTGATAAACGAGTTCAACATCTGAAAAATGGCACTCCTCACCACTTTATTCGCCACCGTCGTAATGGCCAAGTATTTGAGATGACGGGAAACCCGCTGCCAGAAGGCGGGTTTGTGACGAGTTTTTCAGATATTACTACGCATATTGCCACGCAAAACGCACTGGAAGAAATCAATATGGATCTAGAGAACCGTATTGAAGCCAGAACCCAAGAGATCCGCACCATTAATATGGATCTTAAAGCTGAAATAGCCAATCGTCACGAAACAGAGCAGGCACTAATGGCCGCTAAAAAAGAAGCAGAACAAGCAAATGAGAGTAAAACCCGCTTCTTAGCGCTTGCCAGTCATGATATTTTGCAGCCACTTAATGCCGCACGCCTGTACTTAGCAGCGATTGATACCCACAATTTAATAAGTAAAGATCAGGGTAACTTTGAAAAACTCACCGATAGCCTAGACTCTACTGTACACCTAATGAGTGCGCTTTTGGATATTGCAAAACTTGAGCAAGGTGCGATGAAGCCAACCCCTAGGCACTTCAACATCGACGATATCTTACTACCGCTGGCAAATGAGTATTCCATTATTTCAAAAGAGAAAGGTCTCAAACTTAAGGTGAGAAGCTCCCATAGCATAGTACACAGCGACACCACCTACCTACGCCGGATCATTCAAAATCTAGTCTCCAACGCCGTTAAGTATACCGATAGTGGCAAAGTGCTTATCGCCTGTCGATGTCGTAAACATAGTTTGAGACTTGAAGTGTGGGATACCGGTCCTGGTATTTCAAACCATGAGCAGAATAAGATCTTTAACGATTTTTATCGTATTCAGGCAGGTGATAATAAAGGGATTGGGCTTGGACTTGGTGTTGTAAAACGTCTATGCGATTTATTGTCTATCACAATTTCAGTGAATTCGGTTGTCAATCAAGGCAGCCGCTTTGCCATAGACATACCCTATGGCAATGTGGATTTACTCCAAGTAAAAGAAGATATTAGTCAAAAGCCACAAAGCAAAACTCAACTTAATGTCATCGCGGTTGATGATGACCCGAAAAATCTAGCAGCGATGGCGAGCCTGCTAGATAAATGGCATTGCCACTATCAGCTGTTTTACAAAGTAGAAGACGCGCTTGCTTACGCAAAACATAATCCAGCACCAGATGTTATTTTGATGGATTACCAACTTAACGATAACTGTGATGGGATCTCTTTGATCAAATCGCTACGCACCAAGTGGCAAGATACGGTTCCAGCTATTTTAATTACTGCCGTGAGGGATGAAGAAGTAAAAGTCGCCGCTAAGAGCGAGCAGATCCATTACCTGTCTAAGCCAGTAAAGCCAGCAAAACTCAAAGCTCTGCTCAACCATGGGCGGTGA
- the purU gene encoding formyltetrahydrofolate deformylase, which produces MSYILTTECKDDIGLIAKITSLCHEHDLNITRNNEFVDKEGQRFFMRTELTGTPSDNFLAQLRQSLPTGAKLNLYGQERTKVVLLATKEAHCLGGVLLKQYEQAFNIEVQAVIANYDTLEPLVKGFGIPFHLVSHEGLSRAEHDSAMADLIAQYDPDIVGLAKYMRILTPEFVSRFDGKIINIHHSFLPAFIGAKPYHQAFERGVKIIGATAHFVNDELDEGPIIAQNVTQVSHAQNAEEMAKIGRDIEKTVFCNALQLACEHKLFINGNKTVVFS; this is translated from the coding sequence ATGAGTTACATACTAACGACAGAGTGCAAAGATGACATAGGACTGATCGCGAAGATCACTAGTCTTTGCCATGAGCACGACCTAAACATCACGCGCAATAACGAATTTGTAGATAAAGAAGGACAGCGCTTCTTTATGCGTACAGAGCTCACAGGCACACCCAGTGATAACTTTCTGGCACAACTTCGTCAGTCATTACCAACTGGCGCCAAATTAAACCTATACGGGCAAGAACGAACAAAAGTGGTGCTACTTGCGACGAAGGAAGCGCACTGCTTAGGCGGCGTGTTGCTTAAACAATACGAACAAGCATTCAATATTGAAGTACAAGCAGTTATCGCAAACTATGATACGTTGGAACCCCTTGTTAAAGGCTTTGGTATTCCTTTTCATCTGGTATCACATGAAGGGTTGAGTAGAGCTGAACACGACAGTGCAATGGCCGATTTAATCGCACAATATGATCCTGATATTGTTGGCTTGGCAAAGTATATGCGGATCTTAACACCGGAATTTGTATCACGCTTTGACGGGAAAATTATCAATATTCACCACTCATTCTTGCCTGCCTTTATCGGTGCAAAACCCTACCATCAGGCATTTGAGCGTGGCGTGAAAATTATTGGCGCTACCGCTCACTTTGTTAATGATGAATTAGATGAAGGACCTATTATTGCCCAAAATGTCACGCAAGTTAGCCATGCTCAAAATGCTGAAGAGATGGCAAAAATCGGTAGAGACATTGAAAAAACAGTATTTTGTAACGCGTTACAATTAGCCTGCGAGCATAAGCTTTTCATTAACGGCAATAAAACCGTCGTCTTTTCATAA
- a CDS encoding porin codes for MKLAKTALALSLLSAFTFQANAEVDVYGKANVSVQSSDDGAGSVTEIKSNASRFGFKGSEKLDSGLEVIYKLEFQVDVSDADSKGDKDNITARNQYVGLKGNFGEVVIGRNDTALKQSQGKLDQFNDLEGDIKVLFKGENRLGDSISYKSPSFNGLRVLGSFIAEDSEEGENGFSTALTYGDAGLKESTIYAAIAADSEVNGYDTVRFTVQGKVADFKLGAMYQTQEKVDGSAEADGYLLNAAYKLGDATLKAQYQVIDFDAGDKVDGVSIGVDYKLAKNAKVYGFYSTFDADNQVEKDYLGLGIEYKF; via the coding sequence ATGAAACTAGCTAAGACTGCTTTAGCGCTATCATTACTAAGTGCATTCACTTTTCAAGCAAACGCTGAAGTAGATGTTTATGGTAAAGCGAATGTATCGGTACAATCTTCTGACGATGGTGCTGGTTCGGTTACTGAAATTAAAAGTAACGCCTCTCGCTTTGGTTTCAAAGGTTCTGAGAAATTAGACTCTGGTTTAGAAGTTATTTATAAGCTTGAGTTCCAAGTAGATGTCTCTGACGCTGATTCAAAAGGTGATAAAGACAATATTACTGCACGTAATCAGTACGTGGGTTTAAAAGGTAACTTCGGTGAAGTCGTTATCGGCCGTAATGACACTGCATTAAAACAGTCTCAAGGTAAGTTAGATCAATTCAACGACCTTGAGGGTGACATAAAGGTACTCTTTAAAGGTGAAAATCGCTTAGGTGATTCAATTTCCTACAAATCACCAAGCTTTAATGGCTTGAGAGTATTAGGTAGCTTTATTGCTGAAGACAGTGAAGAAGGTGAAAACGGTTTCTCTACTGCGCTAACATACGGCGATGCTGGATTGAAAGAGTCAACAATCTATGCAGCGATTGCGGCAGATAGCGAAGTAAATGGCTATGACACGGTTCGTTTCACTGTTCAAGGAAAAGTAGCTGACTTCAAACTTGGTGCAATGTACCAGACACAAGAAAAAGTGGATGGTAGTGCAGAGGCCGATGGCTATTTACTAAATGCAGCGTACAAATTGGGTGATGCAACCTTGAAAGCACAGTATCAAGTTATTGACTTCGATGCCGGCGACAAAGTAGATGGTGTCTCTATCGGTGTTGATTACAAACTTGCTAAAAACGCGAAGGTTTATGGTTTCTACTCAACATTTGATGCAGACAACCAAGTAGAAAAGGATTATCTAGGCCTAGGTATCGAGTATAAGTTTTAA
- a CDS encoding LysR family transcriptional regulator translates to MDIDLLKTFVEVVKTRHFGRAAENLYITQSAVSFRIRQLEQSLGVNLFIRQRNNIQLTAPGERLLPHAKMILTGMQRAKVDVALANNMHKQLSLSGTANIWDAFLQFGINHIVSAMPGVSLVAEVKAQQESTRLLLERTLDLAVLFDPPKVDELVVKPISDLAIIPVSTFDNATKEDFFDNQYVYVDWGTAFSLWHAKQFTGATPPYFRTSTGRIALDLILQCGGSAFMPEALALESIEAGRLTQVDEVESNSREIFVAYHKDNDQLEQIETIVNLLGAVK, encoded by the coding sequence ATGGACATAGATCTATTAAAAACTTTTGTCGAAGTTGTCAAAACCCGTCACTTCGGTCGAGCGGCAGAAAATTTATACATCACTCAGTCAGCTGTAAGTTTTAGGATCCGCCAGCTTGAGCAAAGTTTAGGGGTGAATCTTTTTATTCGCCAGCGTAACAATATTCAGTTAACTGCGCCAGGTGAAAGGTTGTTACCACACGCCAAAATGATCTTAACTGGGATGCAGCGCGCCAAAGTCGATGTTGCACTTGCAAACAATATGCACAAGCAATTGTCACTGAGTGGCACGGCTAATATTTGGGACGCATTTTTACAATTCGGGATTAACCATATTGTATCCGCTATGCCTGGTGTATCGCTTGTTGCTGAAGTGAAAGCACAGCAAGAAAGCACACGACTATTATTAGAGCGAACACTGGACCTTGCTGTATTATTCGATCCGCCAAAAGTGGATGAACTGGTTGTTAAGCCGATCAGCGATCTTGCTATTATTCCTGTAAGCACTTTTGATAACGCAACAAAGGAAGACTTTTTTGACAACCAGTATGTTTATGTTGATTGGGGAACTGCTTTTTCTCTATGGCATGCAAAACAGTTTACTGGCGCAACCCCTCCTTATTTTAGAACCAGCACTGGCAGAATAGCACTCGATCTTATTCTTCAGTGTGGTGGCTCTGCATTTATGCCAGAAGCGTTAGCGTTAGAGTCCATTGAGGCTGGAAGGTTGACTCAAGTTGATGAAGTAGAAAGCAACTCAAGAGAGATATTTGTGGCATACCACAAAGACAACGACCAATTAGAGCAGATAGAAACCATCGTAAATTTACTGGGGGCGGTGAAGTAA
- the maoP gene encoding DUF413 domain-containing protein, translating into MDHNLATLKNAFASPRAFYDDANFPRGFGRSGHFTLQEAEILERCGATLRSLYSKAEEPQNSFQSQFVQVMEGLIPPTNAVEKAWTKYLKHTTCKTKFHTLFGRSKVQNDGSVVIPIDIDDEL; encoded by the coding sequence ATGGATCATAATTTAGCGACTTTGAAAAATGCATTTGCAAGCCCCAGAGCCTTTTATGATGACGCCAACTTCCCTAGAGGATTCGGACGCAGTGGTCACTTTACGCTACAAGAAGCCGAAATTCTTGAACGCTGTGGTGCCACATTAAGAAGCTTATACAGCAAAGCAGAAGAACCTCAAAACAGTTTCCAATCTCAATTTGTTCAGGTAATGGAAGGGTTAATCCCCCCAACTAACGCTGTAGAAAAAGCTTGGACCAAATATTTGAAGCATACTACGTGTAAGACAAAGTTTCACACTCTATTTGGACGCTCTAAAGTTCAAAACGATGGTAGCGTTGTTATCCCGATAGATATTGACGACGAGCTATAA
- a CDS encoding GGDEF domain-containing response regulator, producing the protein MLRKILIIEDTPTIAKVQKHIATTVGYHVDIAESLAEAKALLSQHNYFCAVVDFMLPDAPLGEAIPCTVKADIPTIVMTGNLDSQTRSIVEQYPIIDYITKENKQAYHYLRRQLERLPRNENVRVLVVDDSISSRHYVSALLTRHKYQVLEACDGIEALAVLKDNPDISVIITDSEMPNMRGEELCIEIRRLYTDDDKAIIGISGVETANLSTRFLKNGANDYLRKPFNAEEFYCRLSQNVDMLEHIQTIRRQANTDYLTSLPNRRYFFDTVKKSLKTRYKKELNSLIAMVDIDHFKQVNDKYGHEGGDAVLQSITQAFAKYFPNDLVARLGGEEFAIYFKDTVAEHCKEKLERFREYLEQSSSELTPQQISFTVSIGLAAQITANIESLIKQADERLYQAKASGRNRLVH; encoded by the coding sequence GTGTTACGGAAAATCTTAATCATTGAAGACACCCCCACAATTGCGAAGGTGCAAAAGCATATTGCTACTACAGTGGGATACCATGTAGATATTGCAGAGTCTTTGGCTGAAGCCAAAGCTTTATTATCACAGCACAACTATTTTTGTGCCGTGGTTGATTTTATGTTGCCAGATGCGCCTCTTGGCGAAGCGATACCTTGCACCGTAAAAGCCGATATTCCAACGATTGTTATGACCGGCAACTTAGATAGTCAAACACGCTCAATCGTTGAGCAATACCCTATTATCGATTATATCACCAAGGAAAATAAACAAGCCTATCATTATTTACGTCGCCAATTAGAGCGCCTGCCAAGAAATGAAAATGTCAGAGTACTGGTTGTGGACGATTCTATTTCGTCGAGACACTATGTTTCAGCGCTCCTCACTCGCCACAAATATCAGGTACTAGAGGCCTGTGATGGCATAGAAGCGCTCGCAGTATTAAAAGACAATCCAGATATTTCCGTGATTATCACCGATAGCGAGATGCCTAACATGCGAGGAGAAGAACTATGTATCGAAATTAGACGACTCTACACTGATGATGATAAAGCGATAATTGGTATATCAGGAGTTGAAACCGCAAACTTGTCAACGCGTTTTTTGAAAAATGGCGCCAACGACTATCTCAGAAAGCCCTTTAATGCTGAAGAGTTTTACTGCCGCCTCAGCCAAAACGTCGATATGCTAGAGCATATTCAAACAATACGCAGACAAGCAAATACGGATTATTTAACCAGCCTGCCAAACCGACGCTACTTTTTTGATACAGTAAAGAAAAGTTTAAAAACCAGATATAAAAAAGAGTTAAACAGTCTGATCGCTATGGTAGACATAGATCATTTTAAACAAGTCAATGATAAATATGGCCACGAGGGTGGCGATGCAGTGCTTCAATCAATAACACAAGCTTTTGCAAAATACTTTCCAAACGATTTAGTTGCTCGCTTGGGTGGAGAAGAGTTTGCGATATATTTCAAAGATACAGTGGCCGAACATTGCAAAGAAAAACTAGAGCGCTTCAGAGAATATTTAGAGCAAAGCAGTAGTGAACTAACACCACAACAGATCTCATTTACCGTTTCAATAGGTCTTGCAGCACAAATAACTGCAAATATTGAAAGCCTGATAAAACAAGCAGATGAGCGTTTATATCAGGCAAAAGCTTCGGGAAGAAACCGCTTAGTTCACTAG
- the rarD gene encoding EamA family transporter RarD, producing MWGLAPIYFKQLVHVDAIEILIHRVVWSVFFIALIVLAKQQWPKIKAILANPKLLAMLTLTALLLGFNWGLFIWSVNNGFMLDASLGYYINPLLNVLLGMLFLSERLRTAQKFAVLLAIVGVVLQLISFGSFPVIAFSLAGSFAIYGLLRKTLAVESLPGLLVEALILTPIALAYWWWVEPSATSNLWNNDWYTNTLLISAGVVTTLPLLCFTAAAKRIPYTTLGFFQYIGPSLMFILAVLFYGEAFDAERAITFAFIWGALVMFSFDSYRDKRKRLVN from the coding sequence ATGTGGGGACTTGCACCCATCTATTTTAAGCAACTCGTCCATGTCGACGCGATTGAGATACTCATTCATCGCGTTGTGTGGTCTGTATTTTTTATTGCACTAATTGTGCTTGCTAAGCAGCAATGGCCCAAAATTAAGGCTATATTGGCTAATCCTAAATTGCTGGCGATGTTGACACTCACCGCGTTGCTGTTGGGTTTTAACTGGGGTTTATTTATTTGGTCTGTTAATAACGGCTTTATGCTAGATGCGAGTTTGGGTTATTACATCAACCCATTACTTAACGTGCTATTGGGAATGTTATTCTTATCGGAAAGGTTGAGAACGGCACAAAAGTTTGCTGTGTTATTAGCGATAGTGGGCGTGGTGTTACAGTTAATCAGTTTTGGCTCATTCCCTGTCATTGCGTTTTCACTGGCGGGATCGTTTGCGATATATGGATTGTTACGTAAGACCTTAGCGGTTGAATCGCTTCCTGGATTGCTGGTGGAAGCACTTATTCTCACCCCAATTGCACTGGCTTATTGGTGGTGGGTTGAGCCCAGTGCCACGAGCAACCTTTGGAATAATGATTGGTACACCAACACCCTATTGATAAGTGCGGGTGTGGTGACAACTTTGCCTTTGTTATGCTTTACCGCAGCGGCAAAACGGATACCCTACACGACACTTGGCTTTTTTCAATACATCGGGCCGAGCTTAATGTTTATATTGGCGGTACTATTTTACGGGGAAGCCTTTGATGCAGAGCGAGCAATAACGTTTGCCTTTATTTGGGGAGCGCTGGTGATGTTTAGCTTTGATTCTTATCGAGATAAAAGAAAGCGCCTAGTGAACTAA